In Phaseolus vulgaris cultivar G19833 chromosome 3, P. vulgaris v2.0, whole genome shotgun sequence, the sequence AAACACCAATGGATCGAATCCCATAAACTCATAAACCTCCTTAACAGAAAAACTTATGCTAGTTGACCATTTAACAAAGGATTTACCACTCAACATTTATTGAACATGTTATCAATATGAATGTTATTGTTAAGAATAAATATTGagtattatatttcttttatgaCAGGCAATTGATTGACCATTTGAGTTAATTATAATAAAGTTTCTGATTTTATGttctttataattaaaaacataattatatttgaGTAATTAAACCAGTATtgtcttaaataaaatattatgttggATTAGTTAtaaacttttaataatattcatattagAAAGAAGTTTAAATTGTGAAGTATGTTGATATGGTGATATGCAATTATTATGTCTCGAATTACTCGAATTAGTTACTATTGATTATAAATTGTGATATATCTAATATAAATATGATTGATTAGTTAGTTAGTTTAATTGGATTACAAACGTTTACAATATCACAAGAACAAGAATGAGAGAGTATAAGATTTTGTCCTATTTGAGATGACTTGTTAATTAAGAAACCAATCAATAAATTGAATTAATAATAAAGCATAAACTGGTAATTTCACTATAAGAAGCAATTTAATTGgcttatatatataatataattatatatatatatagagagagagagagagagagagagagaatcttGTTCTTATTCAATCAATTCAATCTTCGCAGCATTAAGACCAATTTCTCATGGAAAAAATATTCATCTAACTAAATATCCTTAGCAATAAAGAGTAATATCTTATCAAGAAagattaatatattttcttgaagttatatttcttattttctatATCATctaattattacaaaatatgttttttgattttctatattatataattatcagAGATTTTCCCTCCCTTCTCACTTTTCTGCGCATAGTTTACAATTTTCAGTAATGGGGATTTGGAAACAAAAATTTTGCTGCTTGTTTGACCTAATCCCCAGTTTGGAAGTAGCATCTTCATTGGCAAAACAAGAAAGGGAACTAAATGACACTTCCAATACCCTAAAACAGAAGCAGGTGGTGTGATGGAGACAGTCTCAGAGCCAGAAAATGCACGTAGAAAATTCTCAATTCATAAAAGTGAACATAAACATGAACATGATTAAAAGTTGAAGTAAGAATGAACATCTAGCAAATGAAGTGAAACAATAAAATTGTGACATTTGAGTTAAGTGAGCTAATTACAGTGTTCTCTTTGGTGACAAGAATTCAAAGCGAAAGAAACTTTATTAGTCTTATAAACAAAGAATGAACTAAGATGAATGAATTGCACATTTTGGTTACTACaaaaacatcaacacatacaCGGGCTAAATCAAAATCCTCCGTCAACTTTCCGCTTCCCAGGGTGGCGCACCTTCGTATTATCAGCGACTTCTACAACCTTGTACATATCGGCCGTAATCTCCGTCAACCACAACCCAGGTGAAAGCGTCTGCACAAAAGTAAAAATAACGGCGTTAAgttaaatcaaatcaaatcctcCGATAACCTAATATACAGCACTGCACAGAAAATTTAAAGATTTCAAATGCGACTCACATCCAACATCCTCTGCTGGAGTTTGGGCCGCTTAGTGGGCCTCCGAGGAGCGCGCTGGCCCAGAATGGCCATGAAATCTTCATCGATCTCTTTCTTTGATAGCTGCACATCGAACTTCACTCTTTCCGTCTTGTCGGATCGGCTTCTCAATTGCGGCAACTTCGCCGCGCCGTCGTCCTTCGTCGCGGGCGACTGGTTTCGTTTCTTATCGTCGATCAACACTTTGCGACCACAATCATCGGGAGCGACAGCCAGAGCCTCAACCTTCGCTCTTCTCTTCCGCAGATTCCACGGCCTCATGGATTCTTCCCCGCTCTGTAGAATCGCGTCTTTCATTCTATCCGCTTCGGTCTTGAGATCAAGGATTAGCCTCTGCCGCACCACCGCGATATCTTCGCCATCGCCGACGTGTCTCCGTTTTTGACCCCTCGCTGCACCCGGCGCCTCGCTCCACGTGGCCGTTGATTCGTCGGAGTTCGACACCGAAAACCCGCGACCACTGGCTCCGGCGTTAGTTCCGGTGGCGCACCTCATTCTGCGCTGAGTTCCCCACTTCAAGAACGGCAACGTAAAATTGTGCAGGGGGGTGGATCGCCTCGTAGTCGCCGGCGCCATGGACTTGGCTTCTGTCTTATCTTTCGAGCCGCGCAACGCCATGTGGCGGAAGCGAGACGTGccaagaagaaaaggaaagcaagaagaagaagcagcgATTGAGGAAGCTGAAATTATTTTAGAGTGGGAAAGGTTTGAGTGTTTGTAGTATTTGAAAAGTGAGGAAAAGTGAGAAAAAAGAGGATTCGGGAGTTTATATAACAGTAAATGGTAAGAGGGAAGAGAAGTGTAATTTGGAGGCGGTTTTGAAGTTCAGAGATTGGGATTTTTGATCCTAAATATGTCTGTTGTTATTTGTTgatatctttttaaattatttattaaaggtaaatttgataattaaatattttttcagaatttaaaatttacaagATTTAAGAGTTTAAGGATTTGATTTGGTTGTAAATCTTATATTAGataagtaaatataaatattattttataagttggttttagGGTATGTGTTATCCTATCTTACATATATGTGTTTTGCATAAGGAGTGTGAgttcattttattaattcatCTCATATAAGAGGTAATTTCAGACCTGCGGACCAGTCtctataagaattttttttttaattttataattataaaaaatcttattcttagtgttgaaaaattaaaatcttatcTATCTTCggttaagata encodes:
- the LOC137805762 gene encoding uncharacterized protein; the protein is MALRGSKDKTEAKSMAPATTRRSTPLHNFTLPFLKWGTQRRMRCATGTNAGASGRGFSVSNSDESTATWSEAPGAARGQKRRHVGDGEDIAVVRQRLILDLKTEADRMKDAILQSGEESMRPWNLRKRRAKVEALAVAPDDCGRKVLIDDKKRNQSPATKDDGAAKLPQLRSRSDKTERVKFDVQLSKKEIDEDFMAILGQRAPRRPTKRPKLQQRMLDTLSPGLWLTEITADMYKVVEVADNTKVRHPGKRKVDGGF